A portion of the Hoylesella buccalis ATCC 35310 genome contains these proteins:
- the rpoC gene encoding DNA-directed RNA polymerase subunit beta' — protein MAFKKDIKVKNNFTKITISLASPEEILENSYGEVTKPETINYRTYKPERDGLFCERIFGPTKDYECACGKYKRIRYKGIVCDRCGVEVTEKKVRRERSGHIELVVPVAHIWYFRSLPNKIGYLLGMPTKKLDSVIYYEKYVVIKPGLMEGRKDADGAEVNGSHVMDLLSEDEYLDIIDNQLDPNNDRLEDTDPNKFIAKMGAEAVYDLLANLDLDSISYELRDRANNDSSQQRKTEALKRLQVVEAFRTSTDVNRPEWMILKIVPVIPPELRPLVPLDGGRFATSDLNDLYRRVIIRNNRLKRLMEIKAPEVILRNEKRMLQEAVDSLFDNSRKSSAVKSESNRPLKSLSDSLKGKAGRFRQNLLGKRVDYSARSVIVVGPELKMGECGLPKLMAAELYKPFIIRKLIERGIVKTVKSAKKIVDRREPVIWDILENVMKGHPVLLNRAPTLHRLGIQAFQPKLIEGKAIQLHPLACTAFNADFDGDQMAVHLPLSNEAVLEAQILMLQSHNILNPANGAPITVPSQDMVLGLYYVTKIRPGAKGAGLTFYGPEEAIIAYNEGRCDLHAPVKVIVKDLINGQLEDRMVDTSVGRVIVNGIIPDEVGYFNDIISKKTLRGIISDVIKVVGMARACEFLDGIKNLGYRMAYLAGLSFNLDDIIIPEEKEGIVKKGQDEVNQIKSNYEMGFITDTERYNQVIDAWTHVNNELGDVLMKVMTENDQGFNAVYMMLDSGARGSKDQIKQLSGMRGLMAKPQKAGAEGQQIIENPILSNFKEGMSVLEYFISSHGARKGLADTAMKTADAGYLTRRLVDVSHDVIITEEDCGTLRGLVCTALKSGDEIISTLYERILGRVSVHDIIHPTTGELIVAAGEEITEDKARQIDESPIESVEIRSVLTCESKRGVCKKCYGRNLATARMVQKGEAVGVIAAQAIGEPGTQLTLRTFHAGGVAGNAAANASIVAKNDCKIEFEELRTVPFVESDGEKDVECMKVVSRLAEIRFIDPNTDIVLSTLNVPYGSSLYYKHGDKVKKGSLIAKWDPFNALIVSEYSGTLKFNGVVAGKTYHAETDETTGLTEKIISDSKDKSLVPTCDIIGKNGEVLGTYNFPVGGHVVVDDGATIKSGETLVKIPRAVGGAGDITGGLPRVTELFEARNPSNPAVVSEIDGEVTMGKVKRGNREIIVTSRTGEQKKYLVSLSKQILVQEHDAVRAGTPLSDGVITPDDILAIKGPTAVQEYIVNEVQDVYRLQGVKINDKHFEIIVRQMMRKVQINEPGDTTFLEQELVDKLDFAEENDRIWGKKVVTNAGDSEVLKVGQIVTARKLRDENSALKRRDLRPVEVRDALPATSTQILQGITRAALQTKSFMSAASFQETTKVLNEAAIRAKVDHLEGMKENVICGHLIPAGTGLRQWEKLIVGSKEEYERIEANRKNVLDFSE, from the coding sequence ATGGCTTTTAAGAAAGATATAAAAGTAAAAAATAATTTTACGAAGATAACCATCAGCTTGGCTTCTCCTGAAGAGATTCTGGAGAATTCATACGGTGAGGTGACTAAACCAGAAACCATCAATTACCGTACATACAAGCCCGAACGGGATGGCTTATTCTGTGAACGCATCTTTGGTCCTACAAAAGACTACGAGTGCGCTTGTGGTAAGTACAAGCGTATTCGTTACAAGGGAATTGTCTGCGACCGTTGTGGTGTTGAGGTCACAGAAAAGAAAGTACGTCGCGAACGTTCCGGACATATTGAATTGGTGGTGCCTGTAGCGCATATATGGTACTTCCGCTCTTTGCCTAACAAGATTGGTTACTTGTTGGGTATGCCAACCAAGAAACTTGATTCGGTGATTTACTACGAAAAATATGTAGTAATCAAGCCAGGACTCATGGAAGGACGTAAAGACGCTGATGGAGCCGAAGTCAATGGGTCACATGTCATGGATTTACTGTCGGAAGATGAATATTTAGACATCATCGACAATCAATTGGATCCAAACAATGATCGCTTGGAGGACACCGACCCGAATAAGTTTATTGCCAAGATGGGTGCCGAAGCAGTCTATGATTTGCTGGCCAATCTGGATTTGGATTCTATCTCGTACGAGTTGCGCGACCGTGCCAACAACGACTCAAGCCAACAGCGTAAGACAGAGGCTTTGAAGCGTTTGCAGGTTGTTGAAGCCTTCCGTACCAGTACGGATGTCAATCGCCCCGAGTGGATGATTCTGAAGATTGTTCCGGTGATTCCTCCAGAGCTGCGTCCGCTCGTTCCATTGGATGGAGGTCGCTTCGCTACATCCGACTTGAATGATCTCTACCGTCGCGTCATTATTCGTAACAACCGTCTGAAACGCTTGATGGAAATCAAAGCGCCTGAGGTTATTCTGCGTAATGAGAAGCGTATGCTCCAGGAAGCAGTCGACTCCTTGTTCGACAACTCACGCAAGAGCAGTGCAGTGAAGAGCGAGAGCAATCGTCCATTGAAGTCATTGTCTGACTCTCTGAAAGGTAAGGCAGGACGTTTCCGTCAAAACCTCTTGGGTAAACGTGTTGACTATTCAGCTCGTTCGGTAATTGTCGTTGGACCAGAATTGAAGATGGGAGAGTGTGGCTTGCCTAAATTGATGGCTGCCGAGCTCTACAAGCCCTTCATCATCCGCAAACTCATCGAACGCGGTATCGTCAAGACGGTGAAGAGTGCCAAGAAGATAGTCGACCGTCGTGAGCCTGTCATTTGGGACATCTTGGAGAACGTGATGAAGGGTCATCCGGTGCTTCTGAATCGTGCCCCTACACTTCACCGATTGGGTATCCAGGCTTTCCAGCCTAAGCTGATTGAGGGCAAGGCTATTCAGTTGCATCCTTTGGCTTGTACTGCCTTCAATGCCGACTTTGATGGTGACCAGATGGCTGTTCATCTTCCTTTGAGTAATGAGGCCGTTCTTGAAGCACAGATTTTGATGCTCCAGAGCCACAATATCTTGAACCCAGCCAATGGTGCTCCTATCACCGTTCCTTCTCAGGACATGGTGCTCGGTTTGTATTATGTAACCAAGATTCGCCCAGGAGCCAAGGGCGCTGGCCTTACTTTCTATGGTCCTGAAGAAGCCATCATCGCCTATAATGAAGGACGATGCGACTTACATGCCCCTGTGAAAGTGATTGTAAAGGATTTGATTAACGGACAGCTGGAAGACCGCATGGTCGACACGTCAGTGGGTCGCGTCATCGTCAATGGCATCATCCCAGATGAAGTGGGCTATTTCAATGACATCATTTCTAAGAAGACCCTGCGCGGCATTATTTCGGATGTTATCAAGGTCGTAGGTATGGCTCGCGCATGTGAGTTCTTGGATGGTATCAAGAATTTGGGTTACCGCATGGCTTACTTGGCAGGTCTTTCCTTCAACCTGGATGATATCATCATTCCTGAAGAGAAGGAAGGCATTGTGAAGAAAGGCCAGGACGAGGTAAATCAAATCAAGTCCAACTACGAGATGGGATTCATCACCGATACTGAACGTTACAATCAGGTCATCGATGCATGGACGCATGTCAACAATGAACTGGGTGACGTCCTCATGAAGGTGATGACCGAGAACGATCAGGGATTCAATGCCGTGTACATGATGCTCGATTCCGGAGCCCGTGGTTCTAAGGATCAGATTAAGCAGCTCTCTGGTATGCGTGGTTTGATGGCCAAACCTCAGAAAGCAGGAGCTGAAGGACAACAGATTATCGAGAACCCTATTCTTTCGAACTTCAAGGAAGGTATGTCAGTGCTCGAGTACTTTATCTCTTCGCACGGTGCCCGTAAGGGTCTTGCCGATACGGCTATGAAGACTGCCGACGCTGGTTATTTGACACGTCGTTTGGTAGACGTTTCCCACGATGTCATCATCACCGAAGAAGATTGTGGTACTTTGCGTGGACTGGTTTGCACAGCACTGAAGAGTGGGGATGAGATTATTTCGACGCTTTACGAACGTATCTTAGGACGTGTTTCTGTGCATGACATCATTCACCCGACAACAGGCGAACTGATTGTAGCGGCTGGTGAGGAAATCACAGAGGACAAAGCCCGCCAGATAGATGAATCTCCCATCGAGAGTGTTGAAATTCGTTCGGTGCTCACTTGTGAGAGCAAGCGTGGCGTCTGCAAGAAGTGTTACGGACGTAACCTCGCTACAGCCCGCATGGTTCAAAAGGGTGAGGCCGTTGGCGTTATCGCAGCCCAAGCCATTGGTGAACCGGGTACACAGCTTACCCTTCGTACCTTCCACGCTGGTGGTGTGGCTGGTAACGCAGCTGCTAATGCCAGCATCGTGGCAAAGAACGACTGCAAGATTGAATTTGAAGAACTGCGTACCGTACCATTCGTTGAGAGTGATGGCGAGAAGGATGTTGAATGTATGAAAGTGGTGAGCCGTTTGGCTGAGATCCGTTTCATCGATCCCAACACCGACATCGTATTAAGTACGCTGAATGTACCCTATGGCAGCTCACTCTATTACAAACATGGTGACAAGGTGAAAAAAGGAAGCCTCATTGCTAAGTGGGATCCTTTCAACGCATTGATCGTTTCAGAATATTCTGGTACCTTGAAGTTTAATGGCGTTGTCGCTGGTAAAACCTACCATGCTGAAACTGACGAAACAACGGGTCTCACAGAAAAGATTATTAGCGACTCCAAAGATAAGTCATTGGTGCCTACCTGTGACATCATCGGCAAGAATGGAGAAGTGTTGGGTACCTATAACTTCCCTGTTGGTGGACACGTTGTCGTTGATGACGGAGCAACCATCAAGTCGGGTGAAACCTTGGTGAAGATACCGCGTGCCGTAGGTGGCGCAGGTGATATCACTGGTGGTCTGCCGCGCGTTACCGAGTTGTTTGAGGCTCGTAACCCATCCAACCCCGCTGTGGTTTCTGAAATCGATGGAGAGGTAACCATGGGTAAGGTGAAACGAGGCAACCGTGAAATCATCGTCACCTCAAGAACCGGTGAGCAAAAGAAGTATCTTGTTTCATTGAGCAAGCAGATTCTTGTTCAGGAACACGATGCCGTTCGTGCTGGTACGCCGTTGTCTGATGGTGTCATCACACCCGATGATATCTTGGCCATCAAAGGCCCAACCGCCGTACAAGAGTACATCGTGAACGAGGTGCAAGACGTATACCGCTTGCAAGGTGTGAAAATTAATGACAAGCACTTCGAAATCATTGTTCGCCAGATGATGCGGAAGGTTCAAATCAACGAGCCGGGTGATACTACTTTCTTGGAGCAAGAACTGGTAGACAAGCTCGATTTTGCTGAGGAGAACGATCGTATCTGGGGTAAGAAGGTGGTTACCAATGCCGGTGATAGCGAGGTGTTGAAAGTAGGACAGATTGTGACGGCGCGCAAGCTCCGTGATGAAAATTCGGCTTTGAAACGCCGTGATTTGCGGCCAGTTGAGGTTCGTGATGCTCTTCCTGCTACGTCCACTCAGATACTTCAGGGTATCACCCGCGCTGCTTTGCAAACCAAGAGCTTCATGAGTGCTGCTTCGTTCCAGGAAACAACTAAGGTGCTCAACGAGGCTGCCATCCGTGCGAAGGTAGACCATCTGGAGGGAATGAAGGAGAACGTTATTTGCGGTCACCTGATTCCTGCCGGAACAGGACTTCGCCAATGGGAAAAACTCATTGTAGGCTCGAAAGAAGAGTACGAGCGTATCGAAGCAAATCGCAAGAATGTACTCGACTTTTCAGAGTAA
- a CDS encoding SusC/RagA family TonB-linked outer membrane protein, with protein MRGKYLYYSLLAVFLLCPVRALSQTVTKVFSKTPLKTVLKEVEKQTRMSVIYKVKEVDANKKISASFKNEPVSKVLDKVLDPSLTYTIENKMITIYRRGTRPQGGTTVTNSVGQPRKIHGTVVDASGEPLIGVTVRIRNSKEGVVTDIDGNYSLTTKETAPTLEFSYIGYAPQTLVATGATLNVTLSEESSTLNEVVVTAMGIQRKEKSLTYATQQVKAEDLMRVQDPNAVNSLEGKVSGVVITPSAGGAGGASKIILRGNKSVLGNSSPLIVLDGVPMSNGTRGQINGSNIEYSGVSEGADPLSMINPDDIESMNVLKGANAAALYGSAAANGVVMITTKKGKEGKLSVSVTSNITFDTPLLTPKIQDVYGARIKSAGGLDIGSWGDKVANRPADQLTLQSSFDSSAPFAPGFVNTVHLRNAAKNDLDDFYRTGTTINNSVSFSGGTEKIQSYFSFSNSHANGMLVSNSYNRNTVNFRQSYNFLKRLHINTAINYIQTITNNRPGGGTVMNPVYHMYTAPRNLDMDYYRNHYYRENGTWMAKNVPAYVQQNGSIYELTTTDLTFNGPMQDWAYLEKSQNNPYWLTRMNNTKQRTDRVFGTVSGKIDIYDGLDFQARLSIDHTKYDNDGKRYATTFTPGGIEPYGIYSKTLDRTSEIYTDYLLSYNKTFEDTWSVSATAGWVAHLIKTKFQNTYTTATPKDGNKIRFSKLVNYFETDAATAGETRASVNTNWDKAALFTAQIGWKDMVYFDASYRQDWYRAFRQFKNRGTSESYGYFGFGANAIVSSMVKLPEVISYLKYRASYSEVGNSIPNKVLARSSRDTFTGAVPPSPYSSFKNPKPEKTRSFETGIESSWFGSRLDFDFTFYHALSTDQYMEGANASGKIEPMNSGKIRNMGVETTLGYNFRFGKDWRWKTSYNLSYNDNEILETTYNPDGTEKLVFQDVAEVRVRYKKGGSIGDMYVTDYKRNADGTLVTTKDGRLSFESEASKKYTVYAGNMNSKWQMGWSNTLSYKNFQLFFLINGRIGGKVISLTESYLDNLGLSQRTADARLYAEQHKLTANGQLAMPLPDGSGRLVPIESYYTSIGGVKKSPLEYIYDATNFRLRELSMGYTFQNLFKSNASLNVSFIARNLFFLYKNSPVDPDVSLSTGNGLGAFEMFNMPSSRSYGLSMKLTF; from the coding sequence ATGAGAGGAAAATACCTTTATTATTCGCTTCTTGCCGTGTTCCTTCTGTGTCCTGTCAGAGCCCTTTCCCAGACAGTCACGAAGGTGTTTAGTAAAACTCCACTGAAGACCGTTCTGAAAGAGGTGGAAAAACAAACCCGGATGTCTGTCATCTACAAGGTAAAGGAAGTAGATGCCAACAAGAAAATCTCAGCGTCATTCAAGAATGAGCCAGTCAGCAAGGTGCTTGACAAAGTGCTTGATCCGTCATTAACGTATACGATAGAGAATAAGATGATTACCATCTATCGCCGCGGCACACGTCCGCAGGGAGGGACCACGGTGACCAACAGTGTGGGACAACCGCGCAAAATCCATGGAACCGTTGTAGACGCCAGCGGTGAGCCGCTCATCGGTGTGACGGTCAGGATAAGAAACTCGAAAGAGGGGGTGGTAACCGATATTGACGGAAACTACTCTCTTACGACGAAAGAGACGGCTCCCACGTTGGAGTTCTCGTACATAGGCTATGCTCCGCAGACATTGGTGGCCACTGGCGCAACACTGAATGTCACCCTGAGCGAGGAGAGCAGTACGCTTAACGAAGTGGTGGTTACCGCCATGGGTATTCAGCGTAAGGAGAAATCGCTGACCTATGCTACGCAACAGGTAAAGGCAGAAGACTTGATGCGTGTACAAGATCCCAACGCAGTGAACTCTTTGGAAGGTAAGGTGTCGGGCGTCGTTATCACGCCAAGTGCCGGTGGCGCCGGTGGTGCATCCAAGATTATCCTCCGCGGTAACAAGTCGGTGTTGGGAAACAGCTCTCCACTCATTGTATTGGACGGAGTTCCGATGAGCAATGGTACGCGTGGGCAAATCAATGGTTCGAACATCGAGTACTCAGGTGTTTCAGAAGGTGCTGACCCTTTGTCGATGATCAACCCTGACGATATTGAGTCGATGAACGTACTGAAGGGTGCCAATGCTGCCGCTCTCTACGGTTCGGCAGCCGCTAACGGTGTGGTGATGATTACGACAAAGAAAGGAAAGGAAGGAAAGCTATCAGTAAGCGTTACGTCCAACATTACTTTCGACACGCCACTGCTCACACCTAAGATACAAGACGTTTATGGTGCACGCATCAAATCAGCTGGTGGACTTGATATTGGTAGCTGGGGAGACAAGGTGGCTAACCGCCCTGCCGACCAGTTAACCTTGCAATCGTCCTTTGACTCGTCGGCACCTTTTGCCCCGGGTTTCGTCAATACCGTTCATTTGCGTAATGCTGCCAAGAACGACTTGGACGACTTCTACCGCACAGGTACCACGATCAACAACTCGGTATCGTTTTCAGGAGGTACAGAGAAGATACAGAGTTACTTCTCTTTCTCTAACTCGCACGCCAACGGTATGCTGGTTAGCAATTCATACAACCGTAATACGGTGAATTTCCGACAGTCGTACAACTTCCTCAAACGACTACATATCAATACTGCTATCAACTATATCCAGACCATTACCAACAACCGTCCTGGTGGAGGTACGGTGATGAACCCAGTGTACCACATGTACACAGCACCACGCAACTTGGACATGGACTACTATCGCAACCATTACTATCGTGAAAATGGTACGTGGATGGCGAAGAACGTTCCTGCATACGTACAGCAAAATGGTAGTATCTACGAGCTTACCACCACTGATTTGACATTCAATGGTCCGATGCAAGACTGGGCATACTTGGAGAAGAGCCAGAACAACCCTTATTGGCTTACCCGCATGAACAATACCAAGCAGCGCACCGACCGTGTGTTTGGAACGGTGAGTGGTAAGATTGACATTTATGATGGTTTGGATTTCCAGGCACGTCTTAGCATTGACCACACCAAGTACGACAATGACGGAAAACGATACGCTACCACCTTCACCCCTGGAGGTATTGAGCCTTATGGTATCTATTCAAAGACTTTGGACCGCACTTCGGAAATTTATACAGACTACTTGCTGTCTTACAATAAGACATTTGAAGACACATGGAGTGTTTCAGCAACAGCAGGATGGGTGGCTCACCTTATCAAGACCAAGTTTCAGAATACTTATACCACTGCAACGCCGAAGGATGGCAACAAGATAAGATTCTCCAAACTCGTGAACTATTTTGAGACCGATGCTGCCACAGCAGGTGAAACGCGTGCTTCGGTAAACACCAACTGGGACAAGGCTGCCCTGTTCACTGCTCAAATTGGTTGGAAAGACATGGTGTACTTTGATGCTTCCTATCGTCAGGACTGGTATCGTGCCTTCAGACAGTTCAAGAATCGCGGCACATCCGAAAGCTATGGTTACTTTGGTTTTGGTGCCAATGCCATTGTTAGCTCTATGGTCAAGCTGCCAGAGGTGATTTCTTACTTGAAATATCGTGCTTCTTATTCAGAGGTAGGTAACTCTATTCCTAACAAGGTACTGGCGAGATCGTCGCGTGATACGTTCACCGGAGCTGTTCCACCGTCACCATACTCATCATTCAAGAATCCTAAACCCGAGAAAACTCGCTCATTCGAGACAGGTATTGAGTCGTCATGGTTCGGCAGTCGTCTCGACTTCGACTTCACGTTCTACCATGCCCTCTCTACCGATCAATATATGGAGGGAGCCAATGCTTCTGGAAAAATTGAGCCGATGAACTCTGGAAAGATTCGAAACATGGGTGTGGAGACGACCCTTGGCTATAACTTCCGCTTTGGTAAAGACTGGCGTTGGAAGACTTCTTACAACCTGTCGTACAACGATAACGAAATTTTGGAGACCACCTACAACCCTGATGGCACCGAGAAGTTGGTGTTCCAAGATGTGGCTGAGGTGCGCGTAAGATATAAGAAAGGTGGATCGATTGGTGACATGTATGTAACCGATTACAAACGCAATGCCGACGGAACACTCGTTACGACGAAAGACGGAAGACTGAGTTTTGAGTCTGAGGCTTCTAAAAAATACACGGTATATGCCGGCAACATGAACTCTAAGTGGCAAATGGGTTGGAGCAACACCCTTAGCTATAAGAACTTCCAGTTGTTCTTCCTCATCAATGGTCGCATTGGTGGTAAGGTGATTTCGCTCACCGAGTCGTACCTTGACAACTTAGGATTGTCACAGCGTACCGCAGATGCACGCTTGTATGCCGAGCAACACAAGTTGACAGCCAATGGACAACTGGCAATGCCTCTGCCCGATGGTAGTGGCAGGTTGGTTCCTATTGAGAGTTATTACACCAGTATCGGTGGTGTGAAGAAGAGTCCATTGGAGTATATCTATGATGCCACTAACTTCCGCTTGCGCGAGTTGTCTATGGGCTATACGTTCCAAAATCTCTTTAAGAGCAATGCCAGCCTCAATGTGTCGTTCATTGCACGCAACTTATTCTTCTTGTACAAGAATTCACCCGTTGATCCTGATGTATCTTTGTCAACTGGTAACGGATTAGGTGCGTTCGAAATGTTCAACATGCCTTCTTCACGCTCGTATGGATTATCAATGAAACTAACATTCTAA
- a CDS encoding FecR family protein: MQNTDNQLAELARGFFEGRLSYDEEQMLFGLLQENEEQRARFDAMEQAWNATHVPSAAVEEEWRRVWCRVQGSSPIRMRSRKMYLRRKLAAAAVALVLVSSLVTYFFSSRHAGSEAYYTCIAPLGGKAEVVLPDGSRVWLNAGSDLRYPASFGGDSRVVELNGEAYFEVAKHAGSKFTVNTKGYDVIVHGTKFNISAYDDDATVTTTLLEGSVQVSLDNERVMMVPGEKVTLNQVSGELIKTKASTKANAWIHGNTEYESITLANLVKVLSRRFNMNITVQSTSLRDERLAISLNNGEDFDGIMRGLQRIIPIRVVRQGKNVQILER, encoded by the coding sequence ATGCAAAATACAGACAACCAATTGGCAGAACTGGCCCGAGGCTTCTTTGAGGGCAGGCTTTCCTATGATGAAGAGCAGATGCTTTTTGGCCTTCTTCAAGAGAATGAGGAGCAGCGCGCCCGCTTCGATGCGATGGAGCAGGCGTGGAACGCAACCCATGTCCCATCAGCAGCAGTTGAGGAAGAATGGCGAAGGGTCTGGTGCCGTGTCCAAGGCAGCAGTCCTATCCGCATGAGGTCACGCAAGATGTATCTTCGTCGTAAGCTTGCTGCCGCAGCCGTAGCTTTGGTTCTGGTGTCGTCACTCGTTACCTACTTTTTCAGCAGCCGTCACGCTGGGTCAGAGGCTTATTACACCTGCATAGCACCACTTGGCGGCAAAGCCGAAGTGGTGTTGCCTGATGGGTCGCGCGTGTGGCTCAACGCAGGGTCAGACTTACGCTATCCAGCTTCGTTCGGTGGTGACAGCCGTGTGGTTGAACTCAACGGCGAGGCTTATTTTGAGGTGGCTAAGCATGCGGGATCCAAGTTCACGGTAAACACCAAGGGATATGACGTGATTGTCCATGGAACCAAGTTCAATATATCAGCCTATGACGACGATGCCACTGTTACGACAACGCTGTTAGAGGGAAGTGTGCAGGTGAGCCTCGACAATGAGCGTGTCATGATGGTTCCAGGAGAGAAGGTCACGCTGAACCAGGTGTCAGGAGAACTGATCAAGACCAAAGCGTCAACCAAAGCTAATGCCTGGATTCATGGCAATACCGAGTACGAGAGCATTACCCTGGCCAATCTGGTTAAAGTGCTTTCGCGCAGGTTCAATATGAACATCACCGTACAGTCGACCTCCTTGCGTGATGAGCGGCTGGCCATCTCGCTGAACAACGGTGAGGATTTCGACGGTATCATGCGAGGACTGCAGAGAATCATCCCTATACGAGTTGTCAGACAGGGGAAGAATGTGCAAATCCTCGAACGTTAG
- a CDS encoding RNA polymerase sigma-70 factor: MVRYTMNSAELFDDLRLGKAEAFEFIFKTYQPRLKAYALRFIHQPDDLNDILQDCFVKLWESREKLTHISISSLLYTMVRNACLNFLRHQMVANQYSFDELPQQQGSEQLYSLIFHHNAEEELVYEELHRQIHEVLDSLPEQSKMIFKMSREEDLLNREIAEKLGVSVKTVEYHITKVLCALRSLACKYDEKALMVLAVAEVLLLGQTDLSV, from the coding sequence ATGGTAAGATATACAATGAATTCCGCTGAATTGTTCGATGACTTGAGGTTAGGAAAAGCCGAAGCGTTCGAATTTATCTTCAAGACCTATCAGCCCAGACTGAAGGCCTATGCCCTTCGCTTCATCCATCAGCCGGACGACTTGAACGACATCTTACAAGACTGTTTTGTAAAGCTATGGGAAAGCCGAGAAAAACTGACCCACATCTCCATTTCCTCACTCCTTTACACAATGGTGAGGAACGCGTGCCTTAATTTTTTGCGACACCAGATGGTAGCCAACCAGTACTCGTTTGACGAACTACCTCAACAACAGGGGTCAGAGCAGTTGTATAGCCTGATCTTTCACCACAATGCGGAAGAAGAACTGGTATATGAGGAGTTACACCGGCAAATTCATGAGGTTCTTGACTCCCTGCCCGAGCAATCAAAAATGATATTCAAGATGAGCCGCGAGGAGGATTTGCTGAACCGGGAAATAGCAGAGAAACTTGGTGTCTCCGTGAAGACCGTTGAATATCACATCACAAAAGTATTGTGTGCCCTTCGCTCTCTTGCATGCAAATATGACGAAAAAGCATTGATGGTACTGGCCGTGGCGGAAGTGTTGCTGTTAGGGCAAACAGACCTCAGTGTTTAA